A stretch of Astyanax mexicanus isolate ESR-SI-001 chromosome 21, AstMex3_surface, whole genome shotgun sequence DNA encodes these proteins:
- the gpr183b gene encoding G-protein coupled receptor 183-B, producing the protein MTMSDPALNSTLLGANCTNLYNHRAVAQVLMPMVYSVVCLLGLLGNALALQVIRSNWNKLNSTTLYSANLAVSDLLFCLALPLRIIYYGMGFNWLLGEALCKLTALLFYLNCYAGVNFMTCLAVDRFLAVVLQMRLSKLRKVQNVRYICLVVWLVVLAQTLPLLGMPMTHKEIDGRITCMEYPNFESVQGLPYMLIGAVILGYGFPLATILICYSVLSYKLQQAAKGNHLTERSGSTHKARGVIAGVVLVFVVCFSPYHLDLLQYMIRKLIYDPDCGELQAFQISLHITVCLMNFNTCLDPFVYFFACKGYKRKVLKILKRQVSTSFTSVGRTSPESSGTHDNYLHHQRTKSRHHKDVALSPVENGS; encoded by the coding sequence ATGACCATGTCCGATCCAGCCCTCAATTCCACCTTGCTCGGTGCCAACTGCACCAATCTGTACAACCACCGAGCGGTGGCACAGGTGCTCATGCCCATGGTCTACTCGGTCGTATGCCTGCTGGGCCTCCTGGGCAACGCTCTGGCACTGCAGGTGATTCGCTCCAACTGGAACAAGCTCAACTCCACCACGCTCTACTCGGCCAACCTGGCGGTGTCCGACCTGCTCTTCTGCCTGGCTCTACCTCTCAGAATCATCTACTATGGCATGGGCTTCAACTGGCTCCTGGGCGAGGCACTGTGCAAGCTAACGGCGCTGCTCTTCTACCTGAACTGCTACGCCGGGGTCAACTTCATGACCTGCCTGGCGGTGGACCGCTTCTTGGCCGTGGTGCTCCAAATGAGGCTGAGCAAGCTGAGGAAGGTGCAGAACGTGAGGTACATTTGCTTGGTCGTGTGGTTGGTGGTGTTGGCGCAGACCCTACCACTACTTGGAATGCCCATGACCCATAAGGAAATCGACGGCAGAATCACGTGCATGGAGTATCCAAACTTCGAGAGCGTCCAAGGCCTGCCGTACATGCTGATCGGTGCAGTGATTCTGGGCTACGGATTTCCTTTGGCGACTATCCTCATATGCTACTCTGTGCTATCTTACAAGTTGCAGCAAGCCGCAAAAGGGAACCACTTGACGGAGCGCTCTGGAAGTACTCACAAGGCCAGAGGAGTGATCGCTGGTGTGGTCCTTGTGTTCGTGGTGTGCTTCAGCCCGTACCACCTGGACTTGTTGCAGTACATGATCCGGAAGCTCATCTACGATCCGGACTGCGGCGAGCTTCAAGCCTTCCAGATTTCCCTGCACATCACCGTGTGCCTGATGAACTTCAACACCTGCCTGGATCCGTTCGTCTACTTCTTCGCCTGCAAAGGATACAAGAGGAAGGTGCTGAAGATCCTGAAGCGGCAGGTCAGCACTTCTTTCACCAGCGTCGGACGGACTTCGCCTGAAAGTTCTGGCACCCACGATAACTATCTGCATCATCAACGAACCAAGAGCCGTCACCACAAGGACGTGGCACTGAGCCCTGTTGAGAACGGCTCCTGA